The following are from one region of the Rhodoligotrophos defluvii genome:
- a CDS encoding IclR family transcriptional regulator codes for MSRTRQPFRSAEATSLTAESANKDSTDRLFVQSVARAFRVLEGFANTPEPMSLSQIAKAAGLDKSGAQRLAYTLTKLGYLEQGAAGGLVPGRKLLERTFDYLKANPLVSRAVPILAELRRDVQERVDLSLFDDLTMLYLVRLQSKRDSFYAHLIGRRVPTFCTSGGRAVLARLPDERVLDILARSDRRRITPRTTVQLEEILKRIEEVRQLGYSLALEEIMIGELAIAAAIVDKDNKPIGAIHVAGSLSEWEPSDFARKFGPLVIAAAKAVGTA; via the coding sequence GAAAGCGCGAACAAGGATTCGACGGATCGCCTGTTCGTTCAGTCTGTGGCGCGGGCATTTCGGGTGCTGGAAGGTTTCGCCAACACGCCCGAGCCCATGTCCTTATCCCAGATCGCCAAGGCCGCGGGTCTGGACAAGAGCGGAGCGCAGCGCCTTGCCTATACTCTGACCAAGCTGGGCTATCTCGAACAGGGCGCGGCCGGCGGGCTCGTGCCCGGACGCAAGCTGCTGGAGCGGACCTTCGATTACTTGAAGGCCAATCCTCTGGTCAGCCGCGCGGTGCCGATCCTTGCGGAGCTGCGCCGCGACGTTCAGGAGCGGGTAGACTTGAGCCTGTTCGACGATCTCACCATGCTCTATCTGGTCCGCCTGCAGAGTAAGCGGGACAGCTTCTATGCCCACCTCATTGGCCGGCGCGTTCCCACATTCTGCACCTCTGGCGGGCGAGCCGTGCTGGCGAGGTTGCCGGATGAAAGGGTGCTCGACATTCTGGCCCGCTCCGACCGGAGGCGCATCACACCCCGGACGACGGTCCAGCTGGAAGAGATCCTCAAGCGCATCGAGGAGGTTCGGCAGCTCGGCTATTCCCTGGCGCTCGAGGAGATCATGATCGGCGAGTTGGCCATCGCCGCCGCCATTGTGGACAAGGACAACAAGCCCATCGGCGCGATTCACGTGGCCGGCTCCCTGAGCGAATGGGAGCCCTCGGACTTCGCGAGGAAGTTCGGGCCCTTGGTCATCGCAGCGGCCAAGGCGGTGGGAACCGCCTGA
- a CDS encoding SDR family NAD(P)-dependent oxidoreductase: MTAQQAAILTGGAGGIGLATAARLLAKGFDLLLIDRDQQAIDRAMEQLESEGSRILPLTSDVVREDEVAAAVETAVKAFGRIDALVNIAGGAGPKRVTDIEEIDTDVWDHVIDLNVKSTFLFCRAVMPVMRGQQYGRIVNLSSVIAFGEKGPPTTVAARLPYATAKAAIIGFTAQLAKDVAADGITVNALCPGLILGEKGSRIRDRFDALPEEERARMLAGYPIGRAGDTDEVASMIEYLLSREAGYITGTTIRIDGGNL; the protein is encoded by the coding sequence GTGACAGCGCAACAGGCAGCGATCCTGACCGGCGGCGCCGGCGGCATCGGCTTGGCGACCGCGGCGAGGCTGCTTGCCAAGGGGTTCGATCTGCTGTTGATCGATCGTGACCAGCAGGCGATCGACCGGGCGATGGAACAGCTGGAGAGCGAGGGCAGCCGCATTCTTCCGCTGACGAGCGACGTGGTGCGCGAAGACGAGGTGGCCGCCGCTGTCGAGACGGCGGTGAAAGCCTTTGGCCGGATCGATGCGCTCGTCAACATTGCCGGCGGGGCCGGACCAAAGCGCGTGACGGATATCGAGGAGATCGATACCGACGTCTGGGATCACGTGATCGACCTGAACGTCAAAAGCACCTTTCTATTCTGCCGCGCCGTCATGCCGGTGATGCGCGGCCAGCAATATGGCCGCATCGTCAACCTGTCCTCCGTCATCGCCTTCGGCGAGAAGGGGCCGCCGACGACCGTGGCCGCGCGGCTGCCCTATGCGACGGCGAAGGCGGCGATCATCGGGTTCACCGCACAGCTCGCGAAGGATGTCGCCGCCGATGGCATCACGGTCAACGCGCTGTGCCCCGGCTTGATCTTGGGGGAGAAGGGCTCGCGCATCCGCGACCGGTTCGATGCGCTGCCGGAGGAAGAGCGTGCGCGCATGCTGGCGGGCTATCCGATCGGGCGCGCGGGCGACACGGACGAGGTTGCTTCGATGATCGAGTATCTCTTATCCAGAGAGGCTGGCTACATTACCGGCACGACCATCCGCATTGACGGCGGCAATCTTTGA
- a CDS encoding DUF2848 domain-containing protein → MTYQVNFVVHGRQAREQRSIAIREAVIAGWTGRDKAALEKHIAELEALGVPRPTSTPIYYRVAAARITTAPLLEAVGTASSGEVEFVMLRDRGELLVGIGSDHTDRKVETYDITVSKQMCDKPMGQDLWRYDDVRDHWDSLMLRSWIWIDGERVLYQEGPVSGMLSPEELLGGYGGATGDGTVMFCGTHAAMDGIRPAARFECELQDPRLGRSLRHAYDVKILPIIA, encoded by the coding sequence ATGACATACCAAGTGAATTTCGTAGTCCATGGCAGGCAGGCCCGGGAGCAACGGTCGATCGCCATTCGGGAGGCGGTCATTGCCGGCTGGACCGGCCGCGACAAGGCTGCGCTGGAGAAGCACATAGCCGAGCTCGAGGCGCTGGGGGTTCCGCGCCCAACCTCCACGCCGATCTATTATCGCGTGGCCGCAGCCCGCATCACCACTGCCCCCCTCCTGGAAGCGGTCGGGACCGCCTCCAGCGGCGAGGTGGAATTCGTGATGCTGCGTGACCGCGGCGAGCTGCTGGTGGGCATAGGCTCCGATCACACCGATCGCAAGGTCGAGACCTACGACATCACCGTCTCCAAGCAGATGTGCGACAAGCCTATGGGTCAGGACCTCTGGCGCTATGACGACGTGAGGGACCACTGGGACAGCCTCATGCTGCGATCCTGGATTTGGATCGATGGCGAGCGGGTGCTCTACCAGGAGGGGCCAGTCAGTGGGATGCTCTCGCCTGAAGAGCTGCTCGGAGGCTATGGCGGCGCAACCGGTGATGGGACGGTGATGTTCTGCGGCACGCACGCCGCGATGGACGGCATCAGGCCTGCTGCGCGCTTCGAATGTGAGCTGCAAGACCCCCGGCTGGGGCGCAGTCTCCGCCACGCCTATGATGTCAAGATACTGCCCATCATCGCCTGA
- a CDS encoding agmatinase — protein MTLPLTVAPKFGHKSFLFSEVSTDLDNLQADIAFLGIPYGAPYSMEDVNNEQSRAPFAVRQASDRAVRSLERYDFDIGGPLLQGKDIRLVDVGDVPGNMHDFDEHFRRSETAVRKILKAGALPLVIGGDHAITIPVLRAYEGRGPITLVQIDAHIDWRDDFNGVRQGLSSTIRRASEMAHIDQIFQIGLRAQGSARPEEVEAALDYGAHLITAYELHDVGMDEVLNRIPDGGNYYLTVDADGMDPSVMPAVAGPAPGGVTFPQARKLIHGLANKGRVVGMDIVEILPAIDVNRITSIVAGRLFVNMIGATIRAGYYGK, from the coding sequence ATGACGCTTCCCCTAACCGTCGCCCCGAAATTCGGTCACAAGAGCTTCCTGTTTTCGGAGGTCTCAACCGATCTCGACAACCTCCAGGCCGATATCGCCTTTCTCGGCATCCCCTATGGCGCCCCCTACTCCATGGAGGACGTGAACAACGAGCAGAGCCGTGCGCCGTTCGCGGTGCGCCAGGCATCCGACCGCGCGGTGCGCTCGCTGGAACGCTACGATTTCGACATCGGCGGACCGCTGCTGCAGGGCAAGGACATCAGGCTCGTCGATGTGGGTGACGTGCCGGGCAACATGCATGACTTCGACGAGCATTTCCGCCGCTCGGAGACGGCGGTGCGCAAGATCCTGAAAGCTGGTGCCTTACCCCTTGTGATCGGTGGGGACCATGCCATCACGATCCCGGTGCTGCGCGCTTATGAAGGCAGAGGCCCGATCACGCTCGTGCAGATCGATGCGCATATCGATTGGCGCGACGACTTCAATGGTGTGCGCCAGGGCTTGTCGAGCACGATCCGCCGCGCATCCGAAATGGCGCATATCGACCAGATCTTCCAGATCGGCCTGCGCGCCCAGGGAAGCGCCCGGCCAGAGGAGGTCGAAGCCGCGCTCGACTACGGCGCGCATCTCATCACCGCTTACGAGCTGCACGATGTCGGCATGGACGAGGTGCTCAACCGCATCCCCGACGGCGGCAATTACTATCTCACCGTGGATGCGGACGGCATGGACCCTTCCGTGATGCCGGCGGTGGCGGGTCCGGCGCCGGGCGGTGTCACCTTTCCCCAAGCGCGCAAGCTGATCCATGGGCTCGCCAATAAGGGCCGGGTGGTCGGCATGGATATCGTCGAAATCCTGCCGGCCATCGATGTCAATCGCATCACCTCGATCGTCGCGGGCCGGCTGTTCGTAAACATGATCGGCGCCACCATCCGCGCCGGCTATTACGGGAAGTAG
- a CDS encoding ABC transporter ATP-binding protein — MKPEALLEATGLTVTFPTAAGSLVAVDGIDFRVDPGEVLALVGESGSGKSTAALACIGLLGPEARIGGTVHIDGQELIGLAEAERRKLRGRVVSIIFQDPFTSLNPSLPIGRQVAEPLVVNFGISPEAARSRTLEVLAEVGLPDPASLLNAYPHQLSGGMQQRVLIAGALISDPKLLILDEPTTALDVTVEARILDLLDTIRQRRKLGMLFITHNLGVVNRIADRVCVLYAGRVAETGEKDQVLAAPAHPYTKGLLASLPKLAAVGRHTRLLPIPGRLPDMTEPPAGCAFMARCPFAEEACSAPQQLVPAGLGQLARCWKVNQLRDRPWPSLEAPADRRAEARAAGATIVGRDLSKTFTGRQLGGKIRWQRKYGLPWPTLPGRTVHAVNGVSLEIAPSEILGLVGESGSGKSTLGRLLLRLVDLDEGTIEIDGTDVSRLPESKLRAFRSKAQIVFQNPNSSLNPRQRVGEIIGRAAKLHTPTPPNGRRAQVEDLIDRVGLSRSFYDRYPHQLSGGERQRIGIARALATQPSFVVCDEPTSALDVSVQATVLNLLADLREEEGLSYLFISHDLSVVAHISDRIAVMYAGHIVEIGKTADVLHPPYHPYTEALLSAIPLPDPALAQRERVTLRADTPPDGGKATGCPFHPRCPRKLGKLCETVTPPLRKPTPDHEIACHIPLEDLAAIPSVIPDSTPRAEPRYSRR; from the coding sequence ATGAAACCGGAAGCACTCCTCGAGGCGACGGGCCTGACCGTGACCTTCCCGACCGCCGCTGGATCATTGGTGGCCGTGGACGGCATCGACTTTCGCGTCGATCCAGGCGAGGTGCTGGCGCTGGTGGGGGAATCCGGCTCCGGCAAGAGCACGGCGGCCTTGGCCTGCATCGGTCTGCTCGGGCCGGAGGCACGCATCGGCGGCACCGTGCACATCGACGGCCAGGAGCTGATCGGGCTTGCCGAGGCGGAACGGCGCAAACTGCGCGGCCGCGTCGTCAGCATCATATTCCAGGATCCGTTCACCTCCCTCAATCCGAGCCTGCCAATCGGTCGGCAGGTGGCCGAGCCGCTGGTTGTCAATTTCGGGATCAGTCCGGAGGCGGCCCGCAGCCGCACCCTTGAAGTGCTGGCGGAGGTAGGCCTTCCCGATCCGGCATCCCTGCTGAATGCTTATCCGCATCAGCTCAGCGGCGGCATGCAGCAGCGGGTGCTGATCGCCGGCGCGCTCATTTCCGATCCCAAGCTGCTCATCCTGGACGAGCCGACCACCGCCCTCGACGTCACGGTGGAGGCTCGCATCCTCGATCTGCTCGATACGATCCGGCAGCGGCGCAAGCTCGGCATGCTGTTCATCACCCACAATCTCGGGGTGGTGAACCGCATCGCCGATCGCGTGTGCGTGCTCTATGCAGGCCGCGTCGCGGAAACGGGGGAAAAGGACCAGGTGCTGGCCGCCCCGGCCCATCCCTATACCAAGGGTCTGCTTGCCTCACTGCCGAAACTGGCCGCAGTCGGACGGCACACGCGGCTGCTGCCAATCCCCGGCCGGCTGCCGGACATGACGGAGCCGCCTGCGGGGTGCGCTTTCATGGCCCGCTGCCCCTTCGCCGAAGAGGCGTGCAGCGCGCCGCAGCAACTGGTGCCGGCCGGTTTGGGACAATTGGCCCGCTGCTGGAAAGTCAATCAGCTCCGGGATCGGCCCTGGCCGAGCCTGGAGGCGCCCGCGGATCGGCGCGCGGAAGCCAGAGCTGCCGGAGCGACGATCGTCGGCCGCGATCTCTCCAAGACCTTCACGGGCCGGCAACTGGGCGGCAAGATCCGTTGGCAGCGCAAATACGGCCTGCCCTGGCCTACCCTGCCGGGCCGCACCGTGCATGCTGTGAACGGTGTCTCGCTCGAGATCGCGCCCAGCGAAATTCTTGGCCTGGTTGGCGAGAGCGGCAGCGGTAAATCCACCCTGGGCCGGCTTCTCCTCCGCCTGGTCGATCTGGACGAGGGCACGATCGAGATCGATGGGACCGATGTGAGCCGCCTGCCCGAGTCCAAGCTGCGGGCGTTCCGCAGCAAGGCACAGATCGTGTTTCAGAACCCGAACTCCTCGCTCAATCCGCGCCAGAGGGTGGGCGAGATCATTGGTCGGGCCGCCAAGCTCCACACACCTACACCACCCAATGGCCGGCGTGCCCAGGTCGAGGATCTGATCGACCGTGTCGGTCTTTCCCGTTCTTTCTACGATCGCTATCCCCACCAGCTTTCGGGCGGGGAAAGGCAGCGGATCGGCATCGCCAGGGCGCTGGCCACCCAACCGAGCTTCGTGGTCTGCGATGAACCAACCTCCGCCCTGGACGTGTCGGTGCAGGCGACCGTGCTCAACCTGCTCGCCGATCTGCGAGAGGAAGAAGGCCTCTCCTACCTGTTCATCTCCCATGATCTCTCGGTCGTGGCCCATATCAGCGACCGCATCGCGGTCATGTATGCTGGCCATATCGTCGAGATCGGCAAGACGGCCGACGTGCTGCATCCACCCTATCACCCCTATACGGAGGCGCTGCTCTCGGCCATTCCCCTGCCCGATCCGGCACTGGCGCAGCGCGAGCGCGTGACCTTGCGGGCAGACACCCCGCCCGACGGCGGCAAGGCTACGGGATGCCCGTTCCACCCCCGTTGCCCGCGCAAGCTCGGCAAGCTCTGCGAGACGGTGACCCCTCCGCTGCGGAAGCCGACGCCCGACCATGAGATCGCCTGCCACATACCGCTCGAGGATCTGGCCGCGATCCCCTCCGTCATTCCGGACTCCACGCCCCGCGCCGAGCCACGGTACTCCCGCCGATGA
- a CDS encoding ABC transporter permease, translating to MPEQAAEPTTALAPARRLHRLPAKLWAGGAIVFSLVAVGALAPLVAPYPYDEMNIIQRLRPPSPQNWFGTDEFGRDVLSRTLYGARLSLMTGFLATAITIAIGVPLGLIAGYKRGWLDGLIMRAMDVLMSFPPIMLGLLVLAVTQPALWKTIIAVGIVYVPGVVRLTRSVTLELAHEEFIEAARARGEHISYILAHEILPNAWPPIVVEASLRVTFAILLGAALSFLGMGAQPPSSDWGLMIAEARPFIDQAPWIALAPGLAMCATVIGINLLGDGLREALDPRMMRSPA from the coding sequence ATGCCTGAGCAAGCAGCAGAGCCCACCACCGCCCTTGCACCGGCACGGCGGCTGCACCGATTGCCGGCAAAGCTGTGGGCCGGCGGTGCGATCGTCTTCAGTCTGGTGGCCGTGGGAGCCCTCGCCCCGCTCGTCGCGCCCTATCCCTATGACGAGATGAACATCATCCAGCGCCTGCGTCCGCCGAGCCCGCAGAACTGGTTCGGCACCGACGAATTTGGTCGCGACGTGTTGAGCCGCACCCTCTACGGTGCCCGGCTCTCGCTGATGACGGGCTTCTTGGCCACCGCCATCACCATTGCCATCGGCGTGCCGCTGGGCCTGATCGCCGGCTACAAGCGTGGCTGGCTTGATGGGCTCATCATGCGGGCCATGGATGTCCTCATGTCCTTCCCGCCGATCATGCTCGGCCTTCTGGTCCTTGCCGTCACCCAGCCGGCGTTGTGGAAGACCATCATCGCCGTCGGCATCGTCTATGTGCCGGGGGTGGTCCGCCTCACCCGCAGCGTGACCCTGGAACTGGCCCATGAGGAATTCATCGAGGCCGCACGCGCGCGCGGCGAGCACATCAGCTATATCCTCGCCCACGAGATCCTGCCCAATGCCTGGCCACCCATCGTGGTCGAGGCCAGCCTGCGCGTGACCTTCGCCATCCTGCTGGGCGCTGCCCTGAGCTTCCTCGGCATGGGCGCGCAGCCGCCCAGCTCCGACTGGGGACTGATGATCGCCGAAGCCCGGCCGTTCATCGATCAGGCGCCGTGGATTGCGCTTGCCCCGGGACTTGCCATGTGCGCGACGGTCATCGGCATCAATCTCCTCGGCGATGGCCTGCGTGAGGCCCTCGATCCGCGAATGATGCGGTCACCGGCATGA
- a CDS encoding ABC transporter permease: MTVYILRRLLAIVGILIVTSVLIFGVTQVLPGNVAYVIVGQFATPEVVAAVEQRLGLNDPVYVQYWRWASGILRGDLGQSMVMDRPVAPLIWDALRASALLAVLSFICVTIIGIALGVIAAVRRNKLTDHAVSMFTYLGISVPEFFWGIVLIILFARYLHWLPSGGIGDSDADWGTRLKHLILPTATLTFTLIAHVSRLTRSSMIETLRSNYVRNARAKGLPERVVIYGHALRNALLPTITVLAIDVGWLIGGIVVVESVFAYPGLGRLLIFAIERHDLPLIQGTILIIAAIYAVANLIADLLYAFFNPKIRYA; this comes from the coding sequence ATGACCGTCTACATCCTGCGCCGCCTGCTCGCTATCGTCGGGATACTGATCGTGACGTCGGTGCTGATCTTCGGCGTGACCCAGGTGCTGCCCGGCAATGTCGCCTATGTCATTGTCGGGCAGTTCGCCACGCCCGAGGTTGTCGCCGCGGTCGAGCAGCGGCTGGGCCTGAACGACCCGGTTTATGTGCAATACTGGCGATGGGCGTCCGGCATCCTGCGCGGCGATCTCGGCCAGTCCATGGTGATGGACCGGCCCGTGGCCCCCCTGATCTGGGATGCGTTGCGGGCCTCCGCCCTCCTTGCGGTGCTCTCCTTCATCTGCGTCACCATCATCGGCATCGCGCTCGGGGTGATCGCGGCAGTGCGGCGCAACAAGCTCACCGACCATGCCGTCTCGATGTTCACCTATCTCGGCATCTCGGTCCCCGAATTCTTCTGGGGCATCGTTCTGATCATCCTCTTTGCCCGCTATCTGCACTGGTTGCCGAGCGGCGGCATCGGCGACAGCGATGCCGACTGGGGCACCAGGCTCAAACATCTCATCCTGCCGACCGCGACGCTGACCTTCACCCTCATCGCCCATGTCTCGCGCCTCACCCGCTCCAGCATGATCGAGACCTTGCGCAGCAATTACGTCCGCAATGCCCGGGCCAAGGGGCTGCCGGAGCGGGTGGTGATCTATGGCCATGCCCTACGCAACGCGCTGCTGCCGACCATAACGGTGCTGGCGATCGACGTGGGCTGGCTGATCGGCGGCATCGTCGTGGTCGAGTCCGTATTCGCCTATCCTGGCCTGGGCCGGCTCCTGATCTTCGCCATCGAGCGCCACGACTTGCCGCTCATCCAGGGCACGATCCTGATCATCGCAGCGATCTATGCCGTCGCCAATCTGATCGCCGACCTGCTCTATGCCTTTTTCAACCCGAAGATCCGCTATGCCTGA
- a CDS encoding ABC transporter substrate-binding protein, producing MKRLFGWILAAGLVATMAAGAAQAEGTLRVAVPSNVNTLDPAKTKIGEEYIINNLVFSGLTESDPKGQVKPDLAESWTASDDLKTWTFKLRDGVKFHDGRPLEAEDVKATIERVMDKATASVARVNFSIVEAIETPDKNTVVFKLTQPYAGFAEILADRQVRIVPRDKLDTIASKPIGTGPFKLDLFQPGDRFELSKNADYYNPDIPKLDKILIRIIPERAAQFAALENGEIDLIWDVPPETISQYKDNPNVEMDSIATSTWDGVILNANQKPFDDQRVRKAVSLALDRQGLVDIALFGAGTPTHTMIPPTHPYYNSDLPITKPDIAQAKALLAEAGYADGFEIPLYVPSGRPTRERLGLGVAEMLKPIGIRAEIQRVPWDKFVKDIEGKAAFFIDGFYSRPTIDTSIYPWYHSTGSWNTTLWNYSNPEMDKVLDAARAAKTDEERAALYKKFQEVAEASPAGIIPYVLNHTNAFSPKVKNFHSHPMMWLDLREVTVE from the coding sequence ATGAAGCGATTATTCGGATGGATACTCGCGGCGGGTCTGGTGGCGACAATGGCCGCCGGCGCTGCCCAAGCAGAGGGCACCCTGAGGGTGGCGGTGCCGTCCAATGTCAACACGCTCGATCCGGCTAAGACCAAGATCGGCGAGGAATACATCATCAATAACCTGGTCTTTTCCGGTCTGACCGAAAGCGACCCGAAAGGCCAGGTGAAGCCCGACCTCGCCGAGAGCTGGACGGCGAGCGACGACCTCAAGACCTGGACGTTCAAGCTGCGCGACGGCGTGAAATTCCACGACGGCCGCCCGCTCGAGGCGGAAGATGTGAAGGCCACCATCGAGCGCGTGATGGACAAGGCGACCGCTTCGGTGGCGCGGGTGAACTTCAGCATCGTTGAAGCGATCGAGACACCCGACAAGAACACCGTCGTGTTCAAGCTGACGCAGCCCTATGCGGGGTTTGCCGAAATCCTGGCTGATCGCCAGGTCCGCATCGTGCCGCGCGACAAGCTGGATACGATCGCCTCCAAGCCGATTGGCACGGGTCCCTTCAAACTTGATCTGTTTCAACCGGGCGATCGTTTCGAGCTCTCGAAGAATGCCGACTATTACAACCCGGACATCCCGAAGCTCGACAAGATCCTGATCCGGATCATCCCCGAGCGCGCTGCGCAGTTCGCCGCCCTGGAGAATGGCGAGATCGACCTGATCTGGGACGTGCCGCCGGAAACGATCAGCCAGTACAAGGACAACCCGAACGTCGAGATGGACTCGATCGCCACGTCCACATGGGACGGCGTCATCCTGAATGCCAATCAGAAGCCCTTCGATGACCAACGGGTGCGCAAGGCGGTCTCCCTGGCGCTTGACCGGCAGGGCCTGGTGGACATCGCCCTGTTCGGCGCGGGCACGCCCACCCACACGATGATCCCGCCGACGCATCCCTACTACAATTCCGATCTGCCCATCACCAAGCCCGACATCGCCCAGGCGAAGGCGCTGCTCGCCGAGGCCGGGTATGCGGATGGCTTCGAAATTCCACTCTATGTCCCGAGCGGCCGGCCGACCCGCGAGCGCCTTGGTCTCGGCGTGGCGGAGATGCTGAAGCCGATCGGCATCAGGGCTGAGATCCAGCGCGTACCGTGGGATAAGTTCGTCAAGGATATCGAAGGCAAAGCCGCCTTCTTCATCGACGGCTTCTACAGCCGGCCGACCATCGATACCTCCATCTACCCCTGGTACCACTCGACCGGATCCTGGAACACGACGCTGTGGAACTACAGCAACCCGGAGATGGACAAGGTGCTCGATGCCGCCCGGGCGGCGAAGACCGACGAGGAGCGAGCCGCGCTCTACAAGAAATTCCAGGAAGTGGCGGAGGCCAGCCCGGCCGGGATCATTCCCTATGTGCTGAACCACACCAACGCCTTTTCGCCGAAGGTGAAGAACTTCCACTCGCATCCGATGATGTGGCTGGATCTGCGCGAGGTTACGGTTGAATAG
- a CDS encoding arginase family protein has protein sequence MTEPRYAANLPSVGLCTFFRSPPHEDLATLDTDIAFLGIPYDCGIGFRPGTRFGPRDMRTMSVRYSAWGGHKPNGYWDVNQRKRFLKGVRMADCGDVDIAYYDFETNRRNITSSIERILDRGAFPVLIGGDHSVTFPNVCAFSRFGPLDIVHIDAHMDWRDEIGGVKFANASPLRRSKELPFVRNMVHLGIRDVRTSDDQIADAEAAGAMVFTREAIRELGPDAVLERFPKLGNTFVTIDIDGLCPSIAPGTGSPTADGLLYHEVRKILQGVAARSNIVGFDLVEVNPMVDEHGRTSLLASTLILEFLGAIFASRGIGVE, from the coding sequence ATGACCGAACCCCGTTATGCCGCCAACCTCCCCAGCGTCGGGCTCTGTACATTCTTCCGCTCCCCTCCGCATGAAGATCTGGCGACCCTCGATACCGACATCGCCTTTCTCGGCATCCCCTATGATTGCGGCATCGGCTTCCGGCCGGGCACCCGCTTCGGCCCGCGCGACATGCGTACCATGTCGGTGCGCTATTCCGCCTGGGGCGGGCACAAGCCCAACGGCTACTGGGACGTGAACCAGCGCAAGCGCTTCCTCAAGGGCGTGCGAATGGCCGATTGCGGCGACGTCGACATCGCCTATTACGATTTTGAGACCAACCGCCGCAACATCACGTCCAGCATCGAGAGGATTCTCGACCGCGGCGCCTTTCCAGTGCTGATCGGCGGCGATCATTCCGTCACCTTCCCCAATGTCTGTGCCTTCTCGCGTTTCGGTCCGCTCGATATCGTCCACATCGACGCGCATATGGACTGGCGCGACGAGATTGGCGGGGTGAAATTCGCCAATGCCAGCCCGCTGCGGCGCTCGAAGGAGCTGCCCTTCGTGCGCAACATGGTGCATCTCGGCATTCGCGACGTGCGCACCAGCGACGACCAGATCGCGGACGCGGAAGCAGCCGGCGCCATGGTGTTCACCCGCGAGGCCATCCGCGAGCTGGGGCCTGACGCGGTGCTGGAACGCTTCCCGAAATTGGGCAATACTTTCGTCACGATCGACATCGACGGCCTGTGCCCGTCCATTGCTCCCGGCACCGGCTCGCCGACGGCGGACGGCCTGCTCTACCACGAGGTCCGCAAGATCCTGCAGGGGGTGGCGGCACGGTCGAATATCGTCGGCTTCGACCTGGTGGAGGTGAACCCGATGGTCGACGAGCATGGCCGGACGAGCCTGCTCGCCAGCACGCTTATTCTTGAATTCCTCGGTGCCATCTTCGCGTCGCGCGGCATCGGGGTCGAGTAA
- a CDS encoding MurR/RpiR family transcriptional regulator produces the protein MSGAQLTERIKSEFDRMPAQMQSAARFILENPSEVALLSMREQARLASVPPATMTRLAQRLGLSGYDELKAIFADNMRDSAAWFSGRAEGMLSRREKLGEKGLVSAMAESLSGYISALASPKATASFIAAADCLSKAERILCIGARASFPVAYQFSYVQSYFWDRAMLLDGPGNIGLDPLRRARPNDVLFAVSFDPYALSTIEAVELAARAGVPVVAITDSELSVIGRLATVPIIVPVRSPSFFDTISPAFAAAEILMALLASRLGSSVPDIVRQREQGLTAAGVWLSGTRPANEKEP, from the coding sequence ATGAGTGGGGCACAGCTGACCGAACGCATCAAGTCAGAGTTCGACCGGATGCCGGCGCAGATGCAGTCGGCCGCGCGCTTCATCTTGGAAAATCCAAGCGAAGTGGCTTTGCTGTCGATGCGCGAACAAGCCCGTCTCGCCAGCGTTCCTCCCGCTACCATGACCAGGCTTGCCCAGCGGCTGGGCCTGTCCGGCTATGACGAGTTGAAGGCCATTTTCGCTGACAACATGCGCGACAGCGCGGCCTGGTTCAGCGGACGCGCGGAGGGCATGCTCTCGAGGCGGGAGAAGCTCGGCGAAAAAGGCCTCGTTTCCGCAATGGCCGAGAGCCTGTCGGGCTATATCTCGGCGCTTGCCAGCCCCAAGGCGACGGCCAGCTTCATTGCGGCTGCCGACTGCCTGTCCAAGGCAGAACGGATCCTGTGCATCGGCGCGCGCGCTTCTTTTCCCGTGGCTTACCAGTTCAGCTACGTGCAGAGCTATTTCTGGGACCGCGCCATGCTCCTGGATGGTCCTGGCAATATCGGTCTTGATCCCTTGCGGCGCGCGCGGCCGAACGATGTGCTATTCGCGGTCAGCTTCGACCCCTATGCCCTGAGCACCATCGAGGCGGTGGAACTTGCCGCGCGCGCGGGCGTCCCGGTGGTCGCGATCACCGACAGCGAGCTGTCCGTCATCGGCAGGCTGGCAACCGTTCCCATCATCGTTCCGGTGCGCTCGCCCTCGTTCTTCGACACGATCTCCCCGGCGTTCGCCGCCGCCGAAATTCTCATGGCGCTGCTGGCGAGCCGCCTCGGGTCATCCGTGCCCGACATCGTGCGCCAGCGCGAGCAGGGGCTCACCGCCGCCGGCGTCTGGTTGAGCGGGACCAGACCCGCCAACGAGAAGGAGCCTTAG